A window of uncultured Litoreibacter sp. contains these coding sequences:
- a CDS encoding DUF262 domain-containing protein, whose product MEDTSAHRVVEEVLEDDGIPSGVEKELEDDGSIGIVRPFDPEKIKIARETKTVSLLDTRITHGEIDLFPDFQRNSGLWTSRQKSRLIESLLLRIPLPAFYVACDQDENWAVVDGLQRLSTIHTFIHGQFQLTGLEYLVQFDKSKFDDLPRSMQRRIEETELVLNVIQPGTPEEVMFNIFSRINTGGMTLNGQEIRHALNKGPARAYLMNLANSNEFLAATESSISTKRMLDRECVLRFLAFWLRHWEQYQNNDLDGFLNTTMKALNRMENADLGAASDAFRRSMVLAKNVFGDDAFRKRYSIEDPRKPISKPLFEIWSVCLAKLTQEQGEVLLSRRNAVQTAFSELLRDDREFEAAITNSTNVPARVHKRFQAIEDLIARVLE is encoded by the coding sequence ATGGAAGATACCTCCGCGCATCGCGTTGTCGAAGAAGTGCTGGAAGATGATGGGATCCCTTCCGGAGTAGAGAAAGAACTGGAAGACGACGGTAGCATCGGTATCGTACGTCCTTTCGACCCAGAAAAAATCAAGATCGCACGTGAGACAAAGACGGTTAGCCTCTTGGATACTCGTATAACTCACGGAGAAATTGATCTTTTCCCCGACTTTCAGCGTAATTCAGGACTGTGGACATCGCGTCAAAAAAGCAGACTCATCGAGTCTTTGCTGCTGCGGATTCCACTTCCAGCATTCTATGTTGCTTGTGACCAGGACGAAAACTGGGCCGTTGTAGATGGTCTTCAGCGGCTATCCACCATCCACACGTTTATCCACGGCCAATTCCAACTGACGGGCCTAGAGTACCTAGTCCAATTTGATAAATCAAAATTTGATGACCTTCCGCGAAGTATGCAGAGAAGGATCGAGGAAACTGAGCTGGTCTTGAATGTTATCCAACCAGGAACACCCGAAGAAGTAATGTTCAACATTTTCAGCAGAATCAATACTGGAGGGATGACGCTGAATGGCCAAGAGATCAGACATGCGCTAAATAAGGGGCCTGCAAGAGCCTACTTGATGAACCTTGCAAACTCCAACGAGTTTCTTGCAGCAACAGAAAGCAGCATTTCGACAAAAAGAATGTTGGACCGTGAATGCGTTTTGCGCTTCCTAGCATTTTGGCTCCGGCATTGGGAACAGTATCAGAACAACGATTTGGATGGGTTTCTAAATACTACGATGAAAGCCCTCAACCGCATGGAAAATGCTGACTTGGGTGCTGCGTCAGATGCGTTCAGGCGATCCATGGTCTTAGCAAAGAACGTGTTTGGTGATGATGCCTTTCGGAAGCGGTATAGCATTGAAGATCCTCGTAAACCGATAAGTAAGCCACTATTTGAGATTTGGAGCGTCTGCTTGGCAAAGCTGACCCAAGAACAAGGGGAGGTACTCCTCTCTCGCCGCAATGCAGTGCAAACTGCATTTTCCGAATTGCTTCGCGATGATCGTGAGTTTGAAGCTGCTATAACGAACTCAACAAATGTCCCTGCGCGAGTACATAAACGCTTTCAAGCCATCGAAGATCTTATTGCGCGAGTGCTGGAATGA
- a CDS encoding DUF3696 domain-containing protein has product MMTSLSSMHLKNFKCFRDAEIDISGLTILTGVNGMGKSSLIQALLLLRQSFGLQNRMNRRLKLNGELIELGTGSDVFFDLADDDFLTVGYEFGESGGLSFRSEYRYEYDRSSQTLKPASTKEAFNNRVDEYWDDSSNSWIEIDRQNDGQKRSFRPPPIYSTSAFQYLSAERLGPRKMLAASEEHSQANQIGSQGEYVLGLLSEGRVSSLKEDDPRLHSDSSSVSLKSQVEAWMHEISPGTRLEINKYSDIDAFTSRYSFERKGDVPSKPFRATNVGFGISYVLPVIVSLLSSRRDGITIIENPEAHLHPRGQTRLGLLAALTSRAGVQVIIETHSDHFLDGVRLAVKENLCEPDDIAIHFFTRFGPEAAVISPDVLEDGRLSEWPEGFFDQRDDNLARLLSPVKAS; this is encoded by the coding sequence ATGATGACTTCTTTATCGTCGATGCATCTTAAGAACTTCAAGTGCTTTCGAGATGCAGAAATTGACATATCAGGGCTTACTATTTTGACCGGCGTGAATGGTATGGGCAAGAGCAGCCTCATTCAGGCTTTACTACTTTTGCGTCAGTCGTTTGGACTTCAAAATCGAATGAACCGGCGCTTAAAGCTAAACGGCGAACTGATCGAACTTGGTACTGGCTCAGACGTCTTTTTTGATTTGGCTGACGACGACTTTTTGACCGTTGGGTATGAGTTTGGAGAATCTGGAGGCCTCAGTTTTCGGTCAGAGTATCGCTATGAATATGATCGAAGTAGTCAAACGCTCAAACCAGCATCGACAAAAGAAGCATTTAACAATCGCGTTGACGAATATTGGGACGATTCCAGTAACTCTTGGATCGAAATTGACCGTCAGAACGATGGGCAAAAAAGAAGCTTTCGACCACCACCCATCTATTCCACGTCTGCCTTCCAGTATTTGTCGGCAGAAAGGCTGGGGCCAAGGAAGATGCTTGCAGCCTCTGAAGAGCACTCGCAGGCAAACCAGATTGGGTCACAAGGTGAATATGTTCTTGGGCTACTTTCTGAGGGAAGGGTTTCGTCGCTAAAAGAAGATGATCCACGCCTACATAGTGATTCAAGTTCTGTTTCGCTAAAGAGCCAAGTCGAGGCTTGGATGCATGAAATCAGCCCCGGAACTAGGTTAGAAATCAACAAATACAGCGACATAGATGCCTTCACTTCAAGATATTCGTTTGAGCGAAAGGGGGATGTGCCCTCAAAGCCGTTTCGAGCCACCAATGTTGGCTTTGGAATATCATATGTTCTGCCAGTGATCGTGTCCCTGCTAAGTTCTAGACGTGATGGAATTACCATCATCGAGAATCCAGAAGCGCATTTGCATCCTAGAGGTCAGACAAGACTAGGACTTTTGGCGGCACTGACGTCTCGTGCCGGAGTTCAAGTTATTATCGAGACACATAGCGACCATTTTCTTGATGGTGTTCGATTGGCGGTGAAGGAGAACCTTTGCGAGCCAGATGACATTGCCATACATTTCTTTACCCGGTTTGGGCCCGAGGCCGCAGTCATCAGTCCTGATGTACTGGAAGATGGTAGGCTATCCGAGTGGCCGGAAGGGTTTTTCGACCAGAGAGACGACAATCTTGCCAGATTACTTTCCCCTGTAAAGGCTTCATAA
- a CDS encoding metallophosphoesterase → MTNWYTADPHFGHENVIKFCNRPFRSANHMDAVLMQNLWAMVGPKDALWIIGDFAHGPKAKDNEWLTKLFRKLPGVEKHLIVGNHDLEPTQALPWTSVSHLAEVRDGPQRQAHTLCHYPMITWNHARRDALQIFGHVHNNWKGSRNSVNSGVDVWDFMPVRFEDIARRAKTLPVNKHWQDVEHNAKEI, encoded by the coding sequence ATGACCAACTGGTACACCGCAGACCCGCATTTCGGGCATGAGAACGTCATCAAGTTCTGCAACCGTCCATTCCGGTCGGCAAATCACATGGACGCGGTTCTGATGCAGAACCTCTGGGCCATGGTTGGGCCAAAGGATGCGCTGTGGATCATTGGAGATTTTGCTCATGGGCCAAAAGCCAAAGACAATGAGTGGCTGACCAAGCTGTTCAGAAAGCTGCCTGGTGTCGAAAAGCACCTGATTGTCGGCAACCATGACCTGGAGCCGACGCAGGCACTGCCTTGGACCAGCGTCTCACATCTGGCGGAGGTCCGGGATGGACCTCAGCGGCAAGCACACACGCTCTGCCACTATCCGATGATCACATGGAACCACGCCCGTCGTGATGCGCTCCAGATATTCGGCCACGTCCACAACAACTGGAAAGGGTCGCGCAACAGCGTAAACTCCGGTGTAGATGTCTGGGACTTCATGCCCGTGCGTTTCGAGGACATAGCGCGGCGAGCCAAGACTCTGCCTGTGAACAAGCACTGGCAAGACGTCGAGCATAACGCCAAGGAGATATGA
- a CDS encoding AAA family ATPase, with protein sequence MKSIAMFANKGGSGRTIATMALASGLLAQGKRVAVMDCTDQAGTNPKGSQPSTLQNWIAQMAACKVRPPQLELIECRTRDEVEDSAAAANARGIDLLLIDTKARLDEPQLAALGLADLIIAPAISPFEAKCIVEGIDQYLGTPEDLMCLITGCRNGAGEVVETRTAFSYHAVFHSELPWAEAISDQILNGDIALFVSTLACKPDRPGFARYRDALAAWNAVQRLTHEVEWALDGQRLEPFTGDQSPYAFKRKAVA encoded by the coding sequence ATGAAGAGCATTGCAATGTTTGCCAACAAGGGCGGCTCTGGCCGCACCATTGCAACGATGGCGCTTGCGTCTGGCCTTCTCGCTCAAGGCAAGCGGGTCGCGGTGATGGATTGCACCGATCAGGCGGGGACAAACCCCAAAGGTAGCCAACCCTCAACATTGCAGAACTGGATAGCGCAAATGGCGGCCTGCAAAGTCCGCCCACCGCAACTGGAGCTGATCGAATGCAGAACACGCGATGAAGTCGAAGACAGTGCGGCAGCGGCTAACGCCCGTGGCATTGATCTTCTTCTGATCGATACAAAGGCCAGGCTGGATGAACCGCAACTTGCGGCGCTTGGGTTGGCTGATCTTATCATTGCCCCTGCTATCAGCCCGTTTGAGGCCAAGTGCATTGTTGAAGGCATCGACCAATATCTCGGAACGCCCGAAGACCTGATGTGCCTGATCACTGGATGTAGAAACGGTGCCGGTGAAGTAGTCGAAACCCGAACAGCCTTCAGCTATCACGCGGTGTTCCACTCGGAGCTACCCTGGGCCGAAGCAATCTCCGATCAGATCCTCAATGGCGATATCGCACTTTTCGTCTCAACACTGGCCTGCAAGCCCGACAGGCCCGGTTTCGCCCGGTATCGCGATGCCCTTGCGGCCTGGAATGCTGTGCAGCGCCTGACCCATGAGGTCGAATGGGCGCTAGACGGTCAGCGTTTGGAGCCCTTCACCGGCGACCAGTCCCCCTATGCATTCAAAAGAAAGGCCGTCGCATGA
- a CDS encoding helix-turn-helix transcriptional regulator has translation MRKLVGNNFARLRREKGLTQEQVEERSGFSQQYLSGLERGRRNPTVITLYELAQALDVSHVELVEPN, from the coding sequence ATGCGCAAACTAGTTGGAAATAATTTTGCACGCCTGCGGCGCGAGAAGGGCCTAACGCAGGAGCAAGTTGAAGAGCGTTCAGGCTTTAGTCAGCAGTACTTGAGTGGCCTTGAGCGCGGTCGGCGAAACCCAACAGTGATAACCCTCTACGAACTGGCCCAAGCGCTCGATGTATCGCATGTAGAGTTGGTGGAACCCAACTGA
- a CDS encoding type I restriction endonuclease subunit R: MNTQSEAQLENALIQRLNDLGWTSVAIPDNAALEANLRAQLEAHNGLQFSDGEFRTILNYLGKGSTFEKAKTLRDRMTLQRDDGTTAYVQFFNGREWCRNRYQVTHQITQEGQYKTRYDVTLLVNGLPLIQIELKRRGIELKEAFNQINRYHRHSFGAGNALFQYVQLFVISNGVNTKYYANNRHQDFKQTFFWADKANNPITKLEAFADAFLEKCFVSKMVAKYVVLHESDKALMVLRPYQYYAVECILDRVMKGRKNGYIWHTTGSGKTLTSFKASQVIVENPKVAKVVFVVDRADLDYQTTKEFNFFSPGSVDGTDNTSALVDQLADPDTKLVVTTIQKLNTAITRDKHATTMEALKDERIVFVFDECHRSQFGDTHKNIVAFFSRAQMFGFTGTPILKENAIGKRTTAVLFDECLHRYVITDAIRDENVLRFAVEYWGKLHRKDGSLISDEEVTGLDLKEFFEDERRIEGVVDWVIENHHRKTHNRDFSAIMCAGSVDALTKTYDAFQRKKAEGKHDLKVATIFTFAANEEDEDANGLIGEPDVTGGPISETTKHSRDKLAGYVGDYNAMFGTNNSVKDGKAFYVYYKALAKRMKWRDRKDFIDGQGIDILLVVNMFLTGFDAKTCNTLYVDKNLRYHGLIQAFSRTNRILGQKKSQGNIVCFRNLKTKVDEAIKLFSNKDADETILIEPYQDYVTRFNEGVMELLKIAATPSAVDKLVSEEDLMAFVRAFRELIRIRNVLTSFAEFSDDDLSIDAQRFEDFKSKYLDIHDRLKSDRDDDTRASILDEVDFELELIRRDNINVAYILALLASVIAEQREAEDPLDAANKTKTILDLLGSEPKLRSKRELIEEFITAYLPMVSSPEETHDIFEDFWSKKRASEFSKICTEENLKPEGFASLLESYQFSGKSPLTDEIVAVMLETPGILQRKQAAERVISRIASFVETFDEGLGDLKFT; this comes from the coding sequence ATGAATACTCAGTCCGAAGCCCAGCTTGAAAATGCCTTAATCCAGCGTCTGAACGATCTGGGCTGGACCTCGGTCGCCATCCCAGACAATGCGGCGCTGGAGGCTAACCTGCGCGCGCAACTTGAGGCGCATAACGGGCTGCAATTCTCGGACGGGGAGTTTCGCACCATCCTCAACTACCTGGGCAAAGGTTCGACCTTTGAGAAAGCCAAGACGCTGCGCGACCGCATGACTTTGCAGCGCGACGACGGCACGACGGCCTATGTGCAGTTCTTCAATGGACGCGAATGGTGCCGAAATCGCTATCAGGTCACTCACCAGATCACGCAAGAAGGCCAATACAAGACCCGCTATGACGTGACGCTGCTGGTGAACGGGCTTCCACTCATCCAAATTGAGCTGAAGCGGCGCGGGATCGAGTTGAAAGAGGCCTTCAACCAGATCAACCGCTATCACCGCCACAGCTTTGGTGCAGGCAATGCGCTGTTCCAGTATGTCCAGCTCTTCGTCATCTCGAACGGCGTGAACACGAAATACTATGCCAACAACCGGCACCAAGATTTCAAACAAACGTTCTTCTGGGCGGATAAGGCCAACAATCCGATCACAAAACTGGAAGCCTTTGCCGACGCCTTCCTGGAGAAATGTTTCGTTTCAAAGATGGTCGCAAAGTACGTGGTATTGCACGAAAGTGATAAGGCATTGATGGTGCTTCGCCCCTACCAGTACTATGCAGTTGAATGCATCCTGGATCGCGTGATGAAGGGCCGCAAGAACGGCTACATCTGGCACACCACGGGCTCGGGCAAGACCCTGACCAGCTTCAAGGCCAGTCAGGTTATTGTCGAAAATCCAAAGGTCGCGAAAGTGGTGTTTGTCGTAGACCGAGCCGACCTTGATTATCAAACAACGAAAGAGTTCAACTTCTTCTCTCCAGGTTCAGTCGACGGCACGGACAACACGAGTGCTCTCGTCGACCAACTTGCCGACCCGGATACCAAGTTAGTCGTCACCACCATACAGAAACTGAACACGGCAATCACACGTGACAAACACGCTACGACGATGGAAGCACTGAAAGATGAGCGCATCGTGTTCGTCTTCGACGAATGCCACCGTAGCCAGTTCGGCGATACCCACAAGAACATCGTGGCCTTCTTCTCAAGGGCCCAGATGTTTGGCTTTACCGGTACTCCGATCCTCAAAGAAAACGCCATTGGAAAGCGCACGACCGCTGTCCTTTTCGACGAGTGCTTGCACCGCTACGTTATCACTGATGCCATCCGTGACGAGAACGTGCTTCGGTTTGCTGTTGAGTATTGGGGAAAACTGCACCGAAAAGACGGCTCTCTGATCAGTGACGAAGAGGTCACAGGCCTCGACCTGAAAGAGTTTTTTGAGGACGAGAGACGGATTGAAGGTGTCGTTGATTGGGTGATCGAAAACCACCACCGCAAAACTCACAACCGGGATTTCTCGGCAATTATGTGTGCAGGATCAGTTGATGCTTTGACCAAGACTTATGATGCTTTTCAGCGAAAGAAGGCCGAAGGGAAGCACGACCTGAAAGTAGCGACCATCTTTACCTTCGCTGCAAATGAAGAGGACGAAGATGCCAACGGACTGATCGGGGAGCCAGACGTTACTGGCGGGCCGATCAGCGAGACCACCAAGCATAGCCGCGACAAGCTGGCTGGGTATGTCGGCGACTACAACGCAATGTTCGGTACGAATAACAGCGTCAAAGATGGCAAAGCCTTCTACGTCTATTACAAGGCGCTCGCGAAACGAATGAAGTGGCGGGATCGTAAGGACTTCATCGATGGCCAAGGCATCGACATCTTGCTGGTAGTCAATATGTTCCTCACCGGCTTCGACGCAAAAACCTGTAACACGCTATATGTTGACAAGAACCTTCGATATCATGGGCTTATACAGGCATTCTCACGTACAAACCGCATTCTTGGCCAGAAAAAATCACAAGGAAATATCGTCTGCTTCCGCAACCTCAAAACCAAAGTTGACGAGGCAATCAAACTTTTCTCGAACAAAGACGCCGACGAGACCATCCTAATTGAGCCGTATCAAGACTACGTAACCCGCTTTAACGAAGGGGTCATGGAGCTGCTAAAGATCGCTGCAACACCATCCGCCGTCGACAAGCTGGTATCTGAAGAGGACCTCATGGCTTTTGTACGGGCGTTCCGAGAGCTGATCCGCATTCGAAACGTGCTGACCAGCTTCGCCGAGTTTAGTGATGATGATCTGTCCATCGACGCCCAACGTTTTGAAGATTTCAAAAGCAAATATCTAGATATCCATGACCGTCTAAAATCAGACCGTGATGACGACACACGTGCCTCAATATTAGACGAAGTCGATTTCGAACTTGAGCTCATTCGACGCGACAACATCAACGTCGCCTACATCCTGGCATTGCTTGCCTCAGTGATAGCGGAACAGCGAGAAGCGGAAGATCCGCTAGATGCGGCAAACAAAACCAAGACGATTCTCGATTTGTTGGGCTCCGAACCCAAGCTTCGAAGCAAGCGCGAGCTCATTGAGGAGTTCATCACAGCCTACCTTCCTATGGTGAGCAGTCCTGAAGAGACCCACGACATATTCGAGGACTTCTGGAGCAAAAAACGCGCTTCTGAATTCTCCAAGATTTGCACTGAGGAGAACCTGAAACCTGAGGGCTTTGCATCCCTACTGGAGAGCTATCAGTTTTCCGGCAAGTCACCATTAACGGACGAGATTGTCGCCGTAATGCTGGAGACGCCTGGTATTCTGCAACGTAAGCAGGCAGCCGAACGGGTAATTTCGCGAATTGCCAGTTTTGTTGAGACCTTCGATGAAGGACTAGGGGATCTTAAATTCACCTAG
- a CDS encoding restriction endonuclease subunit S — translation MNNFVPELRFPEFKSPWKPARAGDAFRNSKTKGEAGLPIYSVTQDRGLVRRDSLDRHMGADAADESNLRAQPGDLVYNMMRMWQGAAGLAAEECMVSPAYVVLSPEPGVSSKFFDYWFQNQHMLHQLWAYSHGLTNDRLRLYYQDFAKIPLALPDQPEQEKIAAVFDATSCKITLLIDKKIALEDYKRWLMQQLFSRELRFTREDGNAFPDWEERRLGKMFSERSERGNPTAELLSVTMHNGVRRASDVARAQEASIDRSNYKCVRPGDIAYNSMRMWQGANGLSEYDGIVSPAYTVVTPSCGQIPKFWAYYFKFPPLVNQFRKYSQGLTKDTWNLKFPLFGEIKVMVPHPDEQRKIAATLLAADAKINTLSQKISEMEAFKKGLLQKLFV, via the coding sequence ATGAACAACTTTGTGCCGGAACTGCGTTTTCCAGAGTTCAAAAGCCCATGGAAGCCTGCACGAGCTGGTGATGCCTTTCGCAACAGTAAAACCAAGGGCGAAGCGGGACTGCCGATCTACTCTGTGACCCAGGACCGTGGGCTTGTCCGTCGAGATAGCCTTGATCGCCATATGGGTGCCGACGCAGCAGACGAAAGTAATCTGCGCGCCCAACCTGGCGATCTGGTCTACAACATGATGCGGATGTGGCAGGGCGCAGCCGGCCTCGCGGCTGAGGAATGCATGGTTAGTCCTGCCTATGTGGTGCTGTCACCCGAGCCAGGAGTATCCTCGAAGTTCTTCGACTACTGGTTTCAAAACCAACACATGCTGCACCAACTGTGGGCCTACTCACACGGGCTGACCAACGACCGCTTGCGCCTTTATTATCAGGACTTTGCCAAGATCCCGCTCGCATTGCCGGATCAACCCGAACAGGAAAAGATCGCAGCAGTATTCGACGCTACCTCATGCAAGATCACCCTTCTGATCGACAAGAAAATTGCGCTGGAGGACTATAAGCGTTGGCTGATGCAGCAGCTGTTTTCGCGTGAGCTGCGCTTTACCCGCGAAGACGGCAATGCCTTCCCGGATTGGGAGGAGCGGCGACTTGGCAAAATGTTCAGCGAACGTTCTGAGCGAGGGAATCCTACGGCAGAACTTTTGTCCGTCACGATGCACAATGGTGTTCGCAGAGCATCGGATGTTGCACGCGCTCAAGAGGCGAGTATTGATCGCTCCAACTATAAATGCGTACGCCCCGGTGACATTGCCTACAATTCCATGCGTATGTGGCAAGGGGCGAATGGTCTTTCAGAATATGATGGCATTGTGAGCCCAGCATATACGGTGGTTACGCCCAGTTGCGGGCAGATACCAAAGTTCTGGGCATACTACTTCAAGTTTCCGCCCCTCGTGAACCAGTTCAGAAAGTACTCTCAGGGATTGACCAAGGATACTTGGAACCTGAAATTTCCGCTCTTTGGCGAAATCAAGGTTATGGTTCCCCACCCCGACGAACAGCGCAAGATTGCTGCCACACTCTTGGCGGCCGACGCCAAAATCAACACTCTGTCACAGAAGATTTCCGAGATGGAGGCCTTCAAAAAGGGCCTTCTACAAAAGCTGTTTGTCTAA
- a CDS encoding type I restriction-modification system subunit M, translating to MTEEQKKKLEQKLWDIANELRGRMDADDFRDYILGFIFYKYLSERLHLYIDQELLKSEGLTFSALDESDAVHVGMLTAVKEACIESLGYYLPPRELFSAVAQRGSEPGSFILADLAETLNNIQQSTMGNESEEDFVNLFEDLDLNSSKLGRSNEARNALISKVLVHLDAIDFQLESADSDVLGDAYEYLIGKFASGAGKKAGEFYTPQEVSTVLAKIVTTGKARLRSVYDPTCGSGSLLLRVAREVGEKNIADFYGQELNRTTYNLARMNMILHGVHYSKFDIEQEDTLELPQHEGMTFEAIVANPPFSAKWSANKVFESDDRFAEYGRLAPASKADFAFVQHMLHHLDEDGTMAVILPHGVLFRGGAEGAIREFLIRRNWLDSVIGLPENIFYGTAIPTCILVLKKCKETEDVFFVDASTCFERGKNQNTLGQGDVERIVQAYRTRAEEERFSHRALLAEIEENDFNLNIPRYVDTFVPESPVDLEKVTRCIEQINLDMRDVDEELRGFCAELGLEAPL from the coding sequence TTGACAGAAGAACAAAAAAAGAAGCTTGAGCAAAAACTCTGGGACATCGCCAACGAGCTCCGTGGGCGGATGGATGCGGACGACTTCCGCGACTACATTCTAGGGTTCATTTTCTACAAGTACCTCTCAGAACGGCTGCATCTCTACATCGACCAAGAGCTCCTGAAATCAGAGGGGCTGACTTTCTCAGCGTTGGATGAGAGTGACGCTGTGCACGTCGGCATGCTCACGGCTGTCAAAGAAGCTTGTATCGAGAGCTTGGGTTACTACCTTCCCCCACGAGAGCTGTTTTCAGCAGTCGCCCAACGCGGGAGCGAACCCGGCAGCTTCATTTTAGCGGACCTGGCCGAGACGCTGAACAACATACAGCAATCGACGATGGGTAATGAGTCTGAAGAGGACTTTGTAAACCTGTTCGAGGACCTCGATCTCAATTCAAGCAAACTTGGCCGCTCGAATGAGGCGCGCAACGCGCTGATCTCCAAGGTTCTTGTCCACCTCGACGCAATCGATTTCCAACTGGAGTCTGCGGATTCGGACGTCTTGGGTGACGCCTATGAGTATTTGATCGGCAAATTTGCCTCAGGCGCGGGCAAGAAAGCGGGCGAGTTCTACACGCCGCAAGAGGTCTCAACGGTTCTGGCAAAAATCGTCACAACCGGCAAAGCGCGGTTGCGGTCGGTTTATGACCCAACATGCGGATCGGGCTCGCTTCTGCTGCGTGTTGCACGTGAGGTCGGCGAGAAAAACATCGCGGACTTCTATGGCCAGGAGCTGAACCGGACGACTTATAACCTTGCTCGGATGAACATGATCCTACACGGGGTGCACTACAGCAAATTTGACATTGAGCAGGAAGACACGCTCGAACTTCCCCAGCATGAAGGCATGACCTTTGAGGCCATCGTTGCAAACCCGCCCTTTTCTGCGAAGTGGTCAGCCAACAAAGTTTTCGAGAGCGACGACCGCTTTGCCGAGTATGGGCGTCTAGCACCGGCCTCCAAAGCCGATTTTGCCTTCGTTCAACACATGCTGCACCACCTGGACGAAGACGGAACCATGGCGGTCATTCTGCCCCACGGCGTGCTGTTCCGAGGTGGCGCGGAAGGCGCAATCCGTGAATTTCTGATCCGCCGCAACTGGTTGGACTCGGTAATCGGCCTTCCGGAGAACATCTTCTACGGCACGGCCATACCGACCTGCATATTGGTTCTGAAGAAGTGCAAAGAGACTGAAGACGTGTTCTTCGTGGACGCCTCGACTTGTTTTGAACGAGGTAAAAACCAAAACACGCTGGGCCAAGGCGACGTTGAACGTATTGTTCAGGCGTATCGTACACGAGCGGAGGAAGAGCGGTTTTCACACCGTGCTTTGCTGGCAGAGATCGAAGAGAACGATTTCAACCTCAATATCCCCCGTTATGTCGACACCTTCGTGCCGGAATCGCCCGTCGATCTTGAGAAGGTGACGAGGTGCATCGAACAAATCAATCTGGACATGCGTGATGTCGATGAGGAACTGCGTGGGTTTTGTGCCGAACTTGGCCTGGAAGCACCCCTATGA
- a CDS encoding helix-turn-helix transcriptional regulator, giving the protein MSSLQERLSSIRKATGMSQAAFGADLGLSDRAYKNYELGIRELPLAVALEISEKYDANIAWLLTGDGAKSGLEVRDAIKAAVIAVREHFIAEDEIPSPDYESDVVLYVFDEILREGGLNVSRMDAYFKTLRKDPK; this is encoded by the coding sequence ATGAGCAGCCTGCAAGAGCGATTGTCGTCGATAAGAAAAGCAACTGGCATGTCCCAAGCCGCCTTTGGCGCAGACCTTGGGCTGTCTGATCGAGCCTACAAGAATTACGAGCTCGGCATCCGGGAACTTCCGTTAGCAGTGGCCTTGGAAATCTCGGAAAAATACGACGCGAATATCGCTTGGCTGCTTACAGGCGATGGCGCCAAATCAGGGCTAGAAGTGCGGGATGCTATCAAAGCTGCCGTTATAGCAGTCCGGGAACACTTTATTGCAGAAGACGAGATTCCGAGCCCCGACTATGAATCCGACGTCGTTCTTTACGTCTTCGACGAAATACTTCGCGAAGGCGGCCTGAACGTCTCGCGCATGGACGCATACTTTAAAACATTGAGGAAAGACCCAAAATGA